From Cucurbita pepo subsp. pepo cultivar mu-cu-16 unplaced genomic scaffold, ASM280686v2 Cp4.1_scaffold000102, whole genome shotgun sequence, a single genomic window includes:
- the LOC111783818 gene encoding pre-mRNA-splicing factor ATP-dependent RNA helicase DEAH10, translating to MERLGVNAKVSANDCRSENISRKRKIAEHRKSLPVASVEHLLIQEVHRNDTLVIVGETGSGKTTQIPQFLFNAGFCRDGKAIGVTQPRRVAAVTVAKRVSEECGVEVGQKVGYSIRFEDVTSSSTRIKYMTDGLLLREALLDPFLSRYSVIIVDEAHERTVNTDVLLGFLKKVQKTRSRSLNDSLNAENMHANGLVVENGNNGKCASSLRQYRGRKLPPLKLIIMSASLDARLFSEYFGGARALRVQGRQHPVAIFYTRKHVSDYLEATLITIFQIHLEESPGDILAFLTGQEEIESIENLAKDKIQKLPESKQNIVVIPIYSALPSEQQLRVFAPTPPGVRKVILATNIAETSVTIPGIKYVIDPGFVKARTYDPNKGMESLIVFPTSKAQALQRSGRAGREGPGKCFRQYPEDMFYKLEDSTKPEIKRCNLSNVILQLKALGVDNIMEFDFLEEPPRQAIFKSLEQLILLGAVAHDGKLSNPVGHLMARIPLDPIYSKALIVAGQFNCLEEMLITVSMLSVESIFYHPREKLEEARAKMKCFSSLEGDHLTLINVYRSAEEFLNKKKLELSKEKVEKSLKKWCKENFINSRSLRHARDVHSQIREHVEQMNLPLHSCGDDTIQFCRCLAASFFLNVATKQPDGTYRDCASGEVVQIHPSSVLFRKKPDCVIFNEFVQTNHKYIRNITRIDRLWLSELAPHYYALQN from the exons ATGGAAAGACTGGGAGTCAATGCCAAGGTCTCAGCTAATGATTGCAGGAGCGAAAATATCTCCAG GAAGCGAAAAATTGCAGAACATAGAAAGTCACTCCCAGTAGCTTCGG TTGAACATCTGCTCATACAAGAGGTGCATAGAAATGATACATTAGTCATCGTTGGTGAAACTGGGAGTGGAAAAACGACGC AAATACCGCAGTTCCTGTTTAATGCTGGATTTTGTCGAGATGGGAAAGCTATCGGGGTGACCCAACCTCGGCGTGTTGCTGCGGTAACTGTTGCTAAAAGAGTTTCTGAGGAATGTGGTGTTGAAGTTGGGCAAAAGGTTGGGTATTCCATTAGATTTGAGGATGTAACTTCTAGTTCCACAAGAATCAAGTACATGACTGATGGTCTACTGCTAAG gGAAGCACTGTTGGACCCTTTTCTCTCAAGATATTCAGTTATCATTGTTGATGAAGCTCACGAGAGAACAGTTAATACTGATGTATTGCTAggatttttgaaaaaagtgCAGAAAACAAGATCTAGATCTTTGAATGACTCTTTGAATGCTGAGAACATGCATGCTAATGGCCTAGTGgtagaaaatggaaataatgGTAAATGTGCAAGTTCCCTCAGGCAATATCGTGGAAGGAAACTACCTCCATTGAAGTTAATTATCATGTCTGCCAGCTTAGATGCACGCCTTTTCTCTGAGTACTTTGGTGGGGCAAGGGCTCTTCGTGTCCAGGGGCGTCAACATCCAGTGGCTATATTTTATACTCGTAAGCATGTATCAGATTATTTGGAGGCCACTCTTATTACTATATTTCAG ATTCATTTGGAGGAGAGTCCCGGTGATATACTTGCATTTTTAACTGGGCAAGAGGAGATAGAATCTATTGAAAATCTTGCCAAGGACAAGATTCAGAAGTTGCCTGAAAGCAAACAGAACATAGTAGTTATTCCTATATATTCAGCCCTTCCTTCGGAGCAACAATTGCGAGTTTTTGCCCCAACTCCACCTGGAGTCCGTAAG GTGATATTGGCAACAAACATTGCTGAGACATCCGTGACAATACCTGGGATCAAATATGTTATTGATCCTGGATTTGTAAAAGCACGCACTTATGATCCAAACAAAGGGATGGAATCATTGATTGTTTTTCCAACCTCAAAAGCACAGGCACTACAGAGGAG TGGGCGTGCTGGCCGTGAAGGACCTGGGAAATGCTTTCGTCAGTATCCTGAGGATATGTTTTATAAACTTGAGGATTCAACAAAGCCAGAGATAAAGAGATGCAACCTTTCTAATGTCATCTTACAGTTGAAGGCTTTAGGCGTTGATAATATCATGGAATTTGATTTCTTGGAAGAACCACCAAG GCAAGCTATTTTCAAGTCGTTGGAGCAATTGATTCTGCTTGGGGCTGTAGCACATGACGGCAAACTATCTAATCCAGTAGGACATTTGATGGCTCGTATTCCATTAGATCCAATATACTCTAAAGCTTTGATTGTTGCCGGTCAGTTCAACTGTTTGGAAGAAATGTTGATAACTGTGTCAATGCTCTCAGTTGAATCCATTTTTTACCACCCTCGTGAGAAGTTAGAAGAG GCAAGAGCTAAAATGAAATGTTTTTCAAGTCTGGAAGGTGATCATCTCACTCTAATCAATGTGTATCGATCTGCTGAGGAATttttgaataagaaaaagtTGGAACTTAGCAAAGAAAAAGTGGAGAAAAGCTTGAAAAAGTGGtgcaaagaaaattttatcaatAGCAGATCTTTGAGACACGCACGTGACGTTCACAG TCAAATTAGGGAACATGTTGAACAAATGAATCTTCCTCTTCACTCTTGTGGAGATGACACGATTCAGTTTTGTAGATGCCTAGCtgcttcctttttcctcaacGTAGCCACAAAGCAGCCAGATGGAACATACAG GGATTGTGCAAGTGGTGAGGTGGTACAGATTCATCCCTCTTCTGTGCTATTCCGCAAAAAACCAGATTGTGTAATTTTCAACGAGTTCGTGCAAACTAATCATAAGTACATCCGCAATATCACTAGAATTGATCGACTTTGGCTGTCTGAACTGGCTCCGCATTATTATGCACTGCAAAACTAA